A DNA window from Molothrus ater isolate BHLD 08-10-18 breed brown headed cowbird chromosome 2, BPBGC_Mater_1.1, whole genome shotgun sequence contains the following coding sequences:
- the GJA5 gene encoding gap junction alpha-5 protein yields the protein MGEWSFLGDFLEKVHKHSTVVGKVWLTVLFIFRMLVLGTAAESSWGDEQSDFMCDTQQPGCENVCYDKAFPISHVRFWVLQIIFVSTPSLVYMGHAMHTVRMEEKRKMKEAEIEARENKNGGDTYYQQKCSMAEKETKLSGWDEAGGQIILRGSLLNTYVYSILIRTAMEVAFIVGQYVLYGIFLETLYICQRAPCPHPVNCYVSRPTEKNVFIVFMLAVAVLSLFLSLAELYHLGWKKAKERCSRSYKASPSTAPGRLESAPQAERAQMYTPPPDFNQCLSSPNGKFISPFSNKMASQQNTANFATERVHGQEDAAGEGPFMKSSYVESPEVASECAAPAFPENYFNEKRRLSKASRASSKARSDDLSV from the coding sequence ATGGGGGAGTGGAGTTTCCTTGGAGACTTCCTCGAGAAGGTCCACAAACACTCCACGGTGGTGGGGAAGGTCTGGCTGACCGTGCTCTTCATCTTCCGGATGCTGGTGCTGGGAACGGCAGCGGAGTCCTCCTGGGGGGACGAGCAGTCTGACTTCATGTGCGACACCCAGCAGCCCGGCTGTGAGAACGTCTGCTACGACAAGGCCTTCCCCATCTCCCACGTGCGCTTCTGGGTCCTGCAGATCATCTTCGTCTCCACCCCGTCCCTGGTGTACATGGGCCACGCCATGCACACGGTGCGCatggaggagaagaggaagatgaaggagGCAGAAATAGAGGCCCGAGAGAACAAAAATGGCGGTGACACGTACTACCAGCAGAAGTGCTCCATGGCAGAGAAGGAGACTAAGCTGTCTGGCTGGGATGAAGCAGGAGGCCAAATCATACTCAGGGGCAGCCTGCTGAACACCTATGTGTACAGCATTTTGATCCGGACCGCCATGGAAGTGGCCTTCATTGTGGGGCAGTATGTCCTGTACGGGATCTTCCTGGAGACCCTGTACATCTGCCAGCGGGCACCGTGCCCCCACCCTGTCAACTGCTACGTGTCCCGCCCCACGGAGAAGAACGTCTTCATCGTCTTCAtgctggctgtggcagtgctcTCCCTCTTCCTCAGCCTGGCCGAGCTGTACCACCTGGGCTGGAAGAAAGCCAAAGAGAGGTGCTCCCGCTCTTACaaagccagccccagcacagcccccggcAGGCTGGAGTCTGCCCCGCAGGCGGAGAGGGCACAGATGTACACCCCGCCCCCGGATTTTAACCAGTGCCTGTCGAGTCCCAACGGGAAGTTCATCAGCCCCTTCAGCAACAAGATGGCCTCCCAGCAGAACACCGCCAACTTCGCCACCGAGAGGGTCCACGGccaggaggatgctgctggggaagggccCTTCATGAAGTCCAGCTACGTGGAGAGTCCAGAGGTGGCCAGTGAGTGTGCAGCACCCGCCTTCCCCGAGAACTATTTCAACGAGAAACGCCGGCTCAGCAAGGCCAGCCGTGCCAGCAGCAAGGCGAGGTCGGATGATTTGTCTGTGTGA